From Roseisolibacter agri, a single genomic window includes:
- the pcaF gene encoding 3-oxoadipyl-CoA thiolase has product MTHAFLVDGVRTPVGALGGALSEARPDDLAAHVIRALVARQPALDPARIADVVLGCANQAGEDNRNVARMAALLAGLPDNVPGETVNRLCASGMSAAANAARAVRLGDGDVYVAGGVESMTRAPYVMSKSSKPFGRDVELFDTSLGWRFVNPRLRDAFGVDTMGQTAENVAERHGITRAEQDLFACRSQQKAAIARDGGRFAQEIAPVEVPAGRKGTVTVDRDEFLRPDTTVETLAKLKPAFRTDGRGSVTAGNSSGLNDGACALLIASEEAATAMGAKSLARIVTTAVAGVEPRVMGLGPVPATRKALAQAGLTMDQLDVLEFNEAFAAQVLGCLRELEIDADDPRLNPNGGAIALGHPLGMSGARLLLTAAHELQATGGRYALATMCVGVGQGMATILERV; this is encoded by the coding sequence ATGACGCACGCCTTCCTCGTCGACGGCGTCCGCACCCCGGTCGGCGCCCTGGGAGGGGCGCTGAGCGAGGCGCGGCCCGACGACCTCGCCGCGCACGTGATCCGTGCCCTCGTCGCCCGCCAGCCCGCCCTCGATCCCGCGCGGATCGCGGACGTCGTCCTCGGCTGCGCCAACCAGGCGGGCGAGGACAACCGCAACGTCGCGCGCATGGCCGCGCTGCTCGCGGGCCTTCCCGACAACGTCCCCGGCGAGACGGTGAACCGCCTCTGCGCCTCGGGGATGAGCGCGGCCGCCAACGCCGCGCGCGCGGTGCGCCTGGGCGACGGCGACGTCTACGTGGCCGGCGGCGTCGAGAGCATGACCCGCGCGCCGTACGTGATGTCCAAGTCCTCGAAGCCCTTCGGCCGCGACGTCGAGCTGTTCGACACGTCGCTGGGCTGGCGCTTCGTGAACCCGCGGCTGCGCGACGCGTTCGGCGTCGACACGATGGGGCAGACGGCGGAGAACGTGGCGGAGCGCCACGGGATCACGCGCGCCGAGCAGGACCTGTTTGCCTGCCGCTCGCAGCAGAAGGCGGCGATCGCGCGCGACGGCGGCCGCTTCGCGCAGGAGATCGCGCCCGTGGAGGTGCCGGCCGGCCGCAAGGGCACGGTGACCGTCGATCGCGACGAGTTCCTGCGCCCCGACACGACCGTCGAGACGCTGGCGAAGCTGAAGCCCGCGTTCCGCACCGACGGCAGGGGCTCCGTCACCGCCGGCAACTCGTCGGGGCTCAACGACGGCGCGTGCGCGCTGCTGATCGCGAGCGAGGAGGCGGCGACCGCGATGGGCGCCAAGTCGCTGGCGCGCATCGTCACCACCGCGGTCGCCGGCGTCGAGCCGCGCGTGATGGGGCTCGGCCCCGTGCCGGCGACACGCAAGGCGCTCGCGCAGGCCGGGCTGACGATGGACCAGCTGGACGTGCTGGAGTTCAACGAGGCGTTCGCCGCGCAGGTGCTCGGCTGCCTGCGCGAGCTGGAGATCGACGCCGACGATCCGCGCCTCAACCCGAACGGCGGCGCGATCGCGCTCGGCCACCCGCTGGGCATGAGCGGCGCGCGGCTGCTGCTGACCGCCGCGCACGAGCTGCAGGCGACCGGCGGCCGCTACGCGCTGGCGACGATGTGCGTGGGCGTGGGGCAGGGGATGGCGACCATTCTCGAGCGCGTCTGA
- the paaI gene encoding hydroxyphenylacetyl-CoA thioesterase PaaI: protein MSGDPQLVAERVVAGMMAADAFSRWLGVEVLAVAPHRATIRMTVRDEMANGFGVCHGGVTFAFADSALAFASNTRGTVAMSIENAIGYPAPARPGDVLTAVAEPDTPGRRVGFYRVQVTNQRGEAVAHFRGTVYDTGRPHAASERGGDLSSES, encoded by the coding sequence GTGAGCGGCGATCCGCAGCTGGTGGCCGAGCGCGTCGTGGCCGGCATGATGGCCGCGGACGCGTTCAGCCGCTGGCTCGGCGTCGAGGTGCTGGCGGTCGCGCCGCACCGCGCGACCATCCGCATGACCGTGCGCGACGAGATGGCGAACGGCTTCGGCGTCTGCCACGGCGGCGTCACCTTCGCCTTCGCGGACAGCGCGCTCGCCTTCGCCAGCAACACGCGCGGCACGGTCGCGATGAGCATCGAGAACGCGATCGGCTATCCCGCGCCCGCGCGGCCGGGCGACGTGCTGACCGCGGTGGCCGAGCCGGACACGCCGGGCCGGCGCGTGGGCTTCTACCGGGTGCAGGTCACCAACCAGCGCGGCGAGGCCGTGGCCCATTTCCGCGGCACGGTGTACGACACGGGTCGGCCGCACGCAGCTTCCGAGCGCGGCGGCGATCTTTCCTCCGAATCCTGA
- a CDS encoding 3-hydroxyacyl-CoA dehydrogenase NAD-binding domain-containing protein, whose amino-acid sequence MTLDQNSTIGVVGAGAMGGGIAQVALRHGHAVVLADARPEAVDRAVAAIGAAFAREVEKGRMTGEEAESARGRLSVVRGVDDREGFAAAFGRCALVIEAVVEDLAVKRGTFERLESVVADDCVLATNTSSLSVASIAGGCRRPGRVVGVHFFNPAPVMPLVEIVPALATAPDVVAAVRPLVDGWGKTTVLASDTPGFIVNRVARPYYGESLRLLDEGVASAATIDWAMRELGGFRMGPFELMDFIGHDVNFAVTRSVYEQTFHDPRYRPSITQQRLVEAGRLGRKSGHGFYDHRDGAAKPEPARDEVLGGRLLERVLAMLVNEAFDAVHWGVASAADVELAMTKGVNYPRGLIAWGEQLGLARVAATIDALRERYQEDRYRVSPLLRERAASGASLLRA is encoded by the coding sequence ATGACGCTCGACCAGAACAGCACCATCGGCGTCGTCGGCGCCGGCGCCATGGGCGGCGGCATCGCGCAGGTCGCGCTGCGCCACGGCCACGCCGTCGTGCTGGCGGACGCGCGTCCGGAGGCCGTGGACCGCGCCGTCGCCGCCATCGGCGCGGCGTTCGCGCGCGAGGTCGAGAAGGGGCGCATGACCGGCGAGGAGGCGGAGTCGGCGCGCGGCCGCCTGTCGGTGGTGCGCGGCGTCGACGACCGCGAGGGCTTCGCCGCGGCGTTCGGTCGGTGCGCGCTGGTGATCGAGGCGGTGGTCGAGGACCTCGCGGTGAAGCGCGGCACCTTCGAGCGGCTGGAGAGCGTGGTCGCGGACGACTGCGTGCTGGCGACCAACACGTCGTCGCTGTCGGTGGCGTCGATCGCGGGCGGGTGCCGGCGGCCCGGGCGCGTCGTCGGCGTGCACTTCTTCAACCCGGCGCCCGTGATGCCGCTGGTGGAGATCGTGCCCGCGCTCGCGACCGCGCCCGACGTCGTCGCGGCCGTGCGGCCGCTCGTGGACGGCTGGGGGAAGACCACCGTGCTGGCGTCGGACACGCCGGGCTTCATCGTCAACCGGGTCGCGCGCCCGTACTACGGCGAGTCGCTGCGGTTGCTCGACGAGGGCGTGGCCTCCGCGGCGACGATCGACTGGGCGATGCGCGAGCTCGGCGGCTTCCGCATGGGGCCGTTCGAGCTGATGGACTTCATCGGCCACGACGTGAACTTCGCCGTCACGCGCTCGGTCTACGAGCAGACCTTCCACGACCCGCGCTACCGGCCGTCGATCACGCAGCAGCGGCTCGTCGAGGCGGGGCGGCTGGGGCGGAAGTCGGGCCACGGCTTCTACGACCACCGCGACGGCGCCGCGAAGCCCGAGCCCGCGCGCGACGAGGTCCTCGGCGGCCGGCTGCTGGAGCGCGTGCTCGCGATGCTGGTGAACGAGGCGTTCGACGCGGTGCACTGGGGCGTCGCGAGCGCGGCCGACGTCGAGCTGGCGATGACGAAGGGCGTCAACTATCCACGCGGGCTCATCGCGTGGGGCGAGCAGCTCGGCCTCGCGCGCGTCGCGGCGACGATCGACGCGCTGCGCGAGCGCTACCAGGAGGACCGCTACCGCGTGTCGCCGCTGCTGCGCGAGCGCGCGGCGAGCGGCGCCAGCCTCCTCCGCGCGTGA
- a CDS encoding serine hydrolase domain-containing protein — MRRSSRLRRLAPLLGLLAVARPLVAQTAAPDRGTLVARLDSLVRAYRADGRTVGLTVGVVRGSDTLLLRGYGWADSAARRSAEVATVYRIGSITKQYTSAAILQLIQDGKIALTDTLGRFLPQYPQWGRVTIRQLLGHTSGIHSYTANPTWAKRMADPFSADSLLAFVARDTFDFAPGTGYRYNNTGYFLLGQVLERVSRTAYPELLRTRFFGPLGMRTATYCPDEPAAPVHSAVYDRTPAGIVPAQKISMTSPYAAGAVCLSVPDFLRWQTALTGGRVVTPETYARMTRSDTLANGNPTNYGWGLAPAMLGSHPMVQHGGDIPGGSAQQMWLPNDSLRVVVFTNTLGSGPGALARNLAAAVVGEPLRSAPPAPREVALPSELRDAVVGAYVLTGPGGKPLPLVVKLDGARLVAQPEGQGAMPLTYIGDDTFGVGLDAAIRLRFAREGGKVTRVTLLQGGQTIEGIRAP; from the coding sequence GTGCGCCGCTCCTCCCGCCTCCGCCGCCTCGCGCCCCTGCTGGGGCTCCTCGCCGTCGCCCGCCCGCTCGTGGCGCAGACGGCCGCCCCCGACCGCGGCACGCTCGTCGCGCGGCTCGATTCGCTGGTCCGCGCCTACCGCGCCGACGGCCGCACCGTGGGCCTCACCGTCGGCGTCGTGCGCGGGTCGGACACGCTCCTGCTGCGCGGCTACGGCTGGGCCGACAGCGCCGCGCGACGGTCGGCGGAGGTCGCGACCGTCTACCGCATCGGGTCCATCACGAAGCAGTACACGAGCGCCGCTATCCTGCAGCTGATCCAGGACGGCAAGATCGCGCTCACCGACACGCTGGGCCGCTTCCTCCCGCAGTATCCGCAGTGGGGGCGCGTCACCATCCGCCAGCTGCTCGGCCACACGTCGGGGATCCACAGCTACACCGCGAACCCCACGTGGGCGAAGCGCATGGCGGATCCGTTCTCCGCCGACTCGCTGCTCGCCTTCGTCGCCCGCGATACCTTCGACTTCGCGCCGGGCACCGGCTACCGCTACAACAACACCGGCTACTTCCTGCTCGGGCAGGTGCTGGAGCGCGTGAGCAGGACCGCATACCCGGAGCTCCTGCGCACGCGCTTCTTCGGGCCGCTCGGGATGCGCACCGCGACGTACTGCCCCGACGAGCCGGCGGCGCCGGTGCACTCGGCCGTCTACGATCGTACGCCAGCCGGCATCGTGCCGGCGCAGAAGATCAGCATGACGAGCCCGTACGCCGCGGGCGCCGTCTGCCTGTCGGTGCCGGACTTCCTGCGCTGGCAGACCGCGCTGACGGGCGGACGCGTCGTCACGCCCGAGACGTACGCGCGCATGACGCGCTCCGACACGCTCGCCAACGGGAATCCCACGAACTACGGCTGGGGGCTGGCGCCGGCGATGCTTGGCAGCCACCCGATGGTGCAGCACGGCGGCGACATCCCGGGCGGGAGCGCGCAGCAGATGTGGCTCCCGAACGACTCGCTGCGCGTGGTGGTGTTCACGAACACGCTCGGCAGCGGGCCGGGCGCGCTCGCGCGCAACCTCGCGGCGGCCGTCGTCGGCGAGCCGCTGCGCAGCGCGCCTCCGGCACCGCGGGAGGTGGCGCTCCCGTCCGAGCTGCGCGACGCCGTCGTCGGCGCCTACGTGCTGACCGGCCCGGGCGGCAAGCCGCTGCCGCTCGTGGTGAAGCTGGACGGCGCGCGGCTGGTGGCGCAGCCCGAAGGGCAGGGCGCGATGCCGCTCACCTACATCGGCGACGACACCTTCGGCGTCGGGCTGGACGCGGCGATCCGCCTGCGCTTCGCCCGCGAGGGCGGGAAGGTCACGCGTGTCACGCTCCTGCAGGGCGGCCAGACGATCGAGGGCATCCGCGCGCCCTGA
- a CDS encoding GIY-YIG nuclease family protein, whose product MPYYVYILASHSRALYTGVTNDLRRRVWQHRVGFYESHTKRYRINRLVHFETTDSARAAIAREKQIKAWTREKRMALVEQWNAGWLDLSAGWYGPP is encoded by the coding sequence ATGCCCTATTACGTGTACATCCTCGCGAGCCACTCGCGCGCGCTCTACACCGGCGTGACCAACGACCTGCGGAGACGCGTGTGGCAGCACCGGGTCGGCTTCTACGAGAGCCACACCAAGCGGTACCGCATCAACCGGCTCGTCCACTTCGAGACGACCGACTCCGCGCGCGCCGCGATCGCGCGCGAGAAGCAGATCAAGGCGTGGACACGGGAGAAGCGGATGGCGCTCGTCGAGCAGTGGAACGCGGGCTGGCTCGACCTCTCCGCCGGCTGGTACGGACCTCCGTGA
- the paaG gene encoding 2-(1,2-epoxy-1,2-dihydrophenyl)acetyl-CoA isomerase PaaG gives MAAQHVRSETADGVARITLDRPDVLNSFNAAMAAELRDALAAAAADHAVRAVLLTGAGRAFCAGQDLAAVLPAAGAPDPDLGDIVRECYNPVVRALRTIEKPVVAAVNGVAAGAGANLAFACDFVVASEAASFIQSFCHIGLIPDSGGTFVLPRLVGMARATQLAMLGEKLPARQALEWGMIYQVVEPAQLDEAATALARRLAAMPTRGLGLIKRGLNAGLGATLDEQLAFEEGLQREAGRTADYAEGVRAFVEKRKPVFTGR, from the coding sequence ATGGCTGCCCAGCACGTCCGCTCCGAGACCGCCGACGGCGTCGCGCGCATCACGCTCGACCGTCCGGACGTCCTGAACAGCTTCAACGCCGCGATGGCGGCCGAGCTGCGCGACGCGCTGGCCGCGGCCGCCGCGGACCACGCGGTGCGCGCGGTGCTGCTCACGGGCGCCGGCCGCGCGTTCTGCGCGGGGCAGGACCTCGCGGCGGTGCTCCCCGCCGCGGGCGCGCCCGATCCCGACCTCGGCGACATCGTGCGAGAGTGCTACAACCCGGTCGTGCGCGCGCTGCGCACGATCGAGAAGCCGGTGGTCGCGGCGGTGAACGGCGTGGCCGCGGGCGCGGGCGCGAACCTGGCCTTCGCGTGCGACTTCGTCGTCGCGTCGGAGGCGGCGAGCTTCATCCAGTCGTTCTGCCACATCGGGCTGATCCCGGACAGCGGCGGGACGTTCGTGCTGCCGCGCCTCGTGGGAATGGCGCGCGCGACGCAGCTGGCCATGCTGGGCGAGAAGCTGCCCGCGCGGCAGGCGCTGGAGTGGGGGATGATCTATCAGGTCGTCGAGCCGGCGCAGCTGGACGAGGCGGCGACGGCACTGGCGCGGCGGCTGGCCGCGATGCCGACGCGCGGGCTCGGGCTGATCAAGCGCGGGCTGAACGCGGGGCTGGGGGCGACGCTGGACGAGCAGCTGGCGTTCGAGGAGGGGCTGCAGCGCGAGGCGGGGCGCACGGCGGACTACGCGGAAGGCGTGCGGGCGTTCGTGGAGAAGCGGAAGCCGGTGTTCACTGGACGGTGA
- a CDS encoding transketolase C-terminal domain-containing protein yields the protein MAVRTRESAPRPSTTDALSARFDWRRVAHHVLASRALDDVEETTNRNKASVPREHLVLYQFSARGHDMGQVLLGSLMDRPHDAAGAYYRSRPLLLALGLPLDDALASPLGRSGGFSDGRDIGVVCNMPTRGGAVVLPMAGDVGGQYTPVAGWAQAIGYHRDVLGDASWAGSMGVALGGEASVATNGFWSALTMATTLRLPMLFYVEDNGLGISVRSHMQTPGANIAANLASFRDLFLRDGDGTEPAEAARLLAEGVDHVRSGAGPALVRLTVPRLSSHSGPDNQKAYRAAEDIAADEARDPLPKLKRHVIASGALTESDWSALEGEVARDVEAALAAARARPVSDPAKVKRFVVAEALQPGDAEAMGGMSDAERAALGGSEQAVEDGPTLRFAEAVRRTLARELEVNPKLLAFGEDVGVKGGVHLVTEGLQKRFGEARVFDTSLSEEGIIGRAVGMAYSGLVPVAEIQFRKYADPATEQLNNCGTVRWRTANRFAAPIVVRMPGGFGKDVGDPWHSLSDEVRFAHSLGWQVAIPSNAADAVGLLRAAMRSPNPTIFFEHRALLMTSDGSARYPGDDYVLPFGKAAVLREGTEVTLVTWGALVHRCREAAERLGDGVVELLDLRTVAPWDREAVLASVRKTGRCLIVHEDTQTAGFGAEIAGVLAQQAFWWLDAPVERYCVDDVPMPYHPTLLDAVLPSVDGVVARVEALRRA from the coding sequence ATGGCCGTCCGCACCCGAGAGTCCGCTCCCCGCCCGTCCACGACCGACGCGCTGTCCGCGCGCTTCGACTGGCGCCGCGTCGCGCACCACGTGCTCGCGTCGCGCGCGCTCGACGACGTAGAGGAGACGACGAACCGCAACAAGGCGAGCGTCCCGCGCGAACACCTGGTGCTCTACCAGTTCTCGGCGCGCGGGCACGACATGGGGCAGGTGCTGCTCGGCAGCCTGATGGACCGGCCGCACGACGCCGCGGGCGCGTACTACCGCTCGCGGCCCCTCCTGCTCGCGCTCGGCCTCCCACTCGACGACGCGCTCGCGAGCCCGCTCGGCCGCTCGGGCGGCTTCAGCGACGGGCGCGACATCGGCGTCGTGTGCAACATGCCCACGCGCGGCGGCGCGGTCGTGCTGCCGATGGCGGGCGACGTCGGCGGGCAGTACACGCCCGTCGCCGGATGGGCGCAGGCGATCGGTTACCACCGCGACGTCCTCGGCGACGCGTCGTGGGCGGGGAGCATGGGCGTCGCGCTGGGCGGCGAGGCGAGCGTCGCGACCAACGGCTTCTGGTCGGCGCTGACGATGGCGACGACGCTCAGGCTCCCGATGCTCTTCTACGTCGAGGACAACGGGCTCGGGATCTCGGTGCGCAGCCACATGCAGACGCCGGGCGCCAACATCGCGGCCAACCTCGCGTCGTTCCGCGACCTGTTCCTGCGCGACGGAGACGGCACCGAGCCGGCGGAGGCCGCGCGCCTGCTCGCCGAGGGCGTCGATCACGTGCGCTCGGGCGCGGGGCCCGCGCTCGTGCGGCTCACCGTGCCGCGCCTCTCCAGCCACTCGGGCCCCGACAACCAGAAGGCCTATCGCGCGGCGGAGGACATCGCCGCGGACGAGGCGCGCGATCCGCTGCCGAAGCTGAAGCGCCACGTCATCGCGAGCGGCGCGCTGACGGAGTCCGACTGGAGCGCGCTCGAGGGCGAGGTGGCGCGCGACGTCGAGGCGGCGCTCGCGGCGGCGCGCGCGCGCCCCGTGTCGGACCCGGCGAAGGTGAAGCGCTTCGTCGTCGCGGAGGCGCTGCAGCCCGGCGACGCCGAGGCGATGGGCGGGATGAGCGACGCGGAGCGTGCGGCGCTCGGCGGCAGCGAGCAGGCGGTGGAGGATGGTCCCACCCTGCGCTTCGCCGAGGCCGTGCGCCGCACGCTCGCGCGCGAGCTCGAGGTCAATCCGAAGCTGCTCGCGTTCGGCGAGGACGTGGGCGTGAAGGGGGGCGTGCACCTCGTCACCGAGGGGCTGCAGAAGCGCTTCGGCGAGGCGCGCGTGTTCGACACGTCGCTCTCCGAGGAAGGCATCATCGGCCGCGCGGTCGGCATGGCGTACAGCGGGCTCGTGCCGGTCGCGGAGATCCAGTTCCGCAAGTACGCCGATCCCGCGACCGAGCAGCTGAACAACTGCGGCACCGTGCGCTGGCGCACCGCCAACCGCTTCGCGGCGCCCATCGTCGTGCGCATGCCGGGCGGCTTCGGCAAGGACGTCGGCGATCCGTGGCACTCGCTCTCCGACGAGGTGCGCTTCGCGCACTCGCTCGGCTGGCAGGTCGCCATCCCGTCGAACGCGGCCGACGCGGTGGGGCTGCTCCGCGCCGCGATGCGCAGCCCGAATCCGACGATCTTCTTCGAGCACCGCGCGCTGCTCATGACGAGCGATGGCAGCGCGCGCTATCCGGGCGACGACTACGTGCTGCCGTTCGGCAAGGCGGCCGTGCTGCGCGAGGGCACGGAGGTCACGCTCGTCACGTGGGGTGCGCTCGTCCACCGCTGCCGCGAGGCGGCGGAGCGGCTTGGCGACGGCGTCGTCGAGCTGCTCGACCTGCGCACGGTGGCACCGTGGGACCGCGAGGCCGTGCTGGCGTCGGTGCGGAAGACGGGCCGCTGCCTGATCGTGCACGAGGACACGCAGACCGCCGGCTTCGGCGCCGAGATCGCGGGCGTGCTGGCGCAGCAGGCGTTCTGGTGGCTCGACGCGCCGGTCGAGCGCTACTGCGTGGACGACGTGCCGATGCCCTACCACCCCACGCTGCTCGACGCCGTGCTGCCGAGCGTGGACGGGGTCGTCGCGCGCGTCGAGGCGCTGCGCCGCGCGTGA
- a CDS encoding phenylalanine 4-monooxygenase, which produces MSAVPALVHPKHALAAHPVTPAFAPAYAYSDEEHDVWATLYARRMATLATTGCEAVLSGIGAVGLRPDRVPDLRDVNARLARRTGWSAVPVGGFLPAKPFFASLAQRRFPTTVTVRPRAQLDYLPEPDIFHDVFGHVPLHADPVFAASLQRFGVLGLLAEGDAQVEQVARLFWFTVEFGLVREGGATRVYGSGLVSSHADAANALGPECDRRPFDLDAVLAQPYVIDRLQDVLFELESFDQLWDAVRTMEARLGAA; this is translated from the coding sequence ATGTCCGCCGTCCCCGCTCTCGTCCATCCGAAGCACGCGCTCGCCGCGCATCCGGTCACGCCCGCCTTCGCGCCGGCGTACGCGTACTCGGACGAGGAGCACGACGTGTGGGCGACGCTCTACGCGCGCCGCATGGCGACGCTCGCGACCACCGGGTGCGAGGCGGTGCTCTCGGGGATCGGCGCCGTTGGTTTGCGCCCGGATCGCGTCCCCGACCTCCGCGACGTGAACGCGCGCCTCGCGCGGCGCACGGGCTGGTCGGCGGTGCCGGTCGGCGGCTTCCTCCCCGCGAAGCCGTTCTTCGCCAGCCTCGCGCAGCGCCGCTTCCCGACGACCGTGACCGTGCGGCCGCGCGCGCAGCTCGACTACCTGCCCGAGCCGGACATCTTCCACGACGTCTTCGGCCACGTGCCGCTGCACGCCGACCCGGTGTTCGCGGCGAGCCTGCAGCGCTTCGGCGTGCTCGGGCTGCTGGCGGAAGGCGACGCGCAGGTGGAGCAGGTGGCGCGCCTCTTCTGGTTCACCGTCGAGTTCGGGCTCGTGCGCGAGGGCGGGGCGACGCGCGTCTACGGCAGCGGCCTCGTGTCGTCGCACGCGGACGCGGCGAACGCGCTCGGCCCGGAGTGCGACCGGCGTCCGTTCGATCTCGACGCGGTGCTCGCGCAGCCGTACGTCATCGACCGGCTGCAGGACGTGCTGTTCGAGCTGGAGTCGTTCGACCAGCTCTGGGACGCCGTGCGCACGATGGAGGCGCGACTCGGCGCCGCGTGA
- a CDS encoding nidogen-like domain-containing protein, whose translation MVRTPLRSAGWCLALLLAASPVALAAQTIRPTAGFTTNTLARNDDGSTAAVPLGWSYNFFGITGNSVFVNNNGNITFDSGLSDFTPEALNNRRIIAPFWADVDTRPLTSGITTYGTGTLDGRNAFYVNWPGVGYYNQHADKLNTFQLFLIDRNDTGVGNFDFEFNYGSIQWDAGDLELGAGSAGRGAQPGADCARAGYSNGSGVVVELPGSGVCGALVDGGSNALSVLGRAAFQVRAGQVQQEPPTGGPGGSVVPEPSTYVLMATGLLGLVGVARSRRRA comes from the coding sequence ATGGTCCGCACGCCCCTCCGCAGCGCCGGCTGGTGTCTCGCACTGCTGCTGGCCGCCAGCCCAGTCGCGCTGGCAGCGCAGACGATCCGACCCACCGCCGGCTTCACCACCAACACGCTCGCGCGCAACGACGACGGCTCGACCGCAGCGGTGCCGCTCGGCTGGAGCTACAACTTCTTCGGCATCACCGGCAACTCCGTCTTCGTCAACAACAACGGCAACATCACGTTCGACAGTGGGCTGAGCGACTTCACGCCCGAGGCGCTGAACAATCGGCGCATCATCGCGCCGTTCTGGGCGGACGTCGACACTCGCCCCCTGACGTCCGGGATCACGACGTACGGCACGGGGACCCTCGATGGGCGCAACGCGTTCTACGTGAACTGGCCGGGCGTTGGCTACTACAACCAGCACGCCGACAAGCTCAACACCTTCCAGCTCTTCCTGATCGACCGCAACGACACCGGCGTCGGCAACTTCGATTTCGAGTTCAACTACGGATCGATCCAGTGGGACGCGGGTGACCTCGAGCTGGGCGCCGGTAGCGCGGGCCGCGGCGCGCAGCCGGGTGCAGACTGCGCGCGCGCCGGCTACTCGAACGGCAGCGGCGTGGTCGTGGAGCTCCCGGGGTCCGGCGTCTGCGGCGCGCTCGTCGACGGCGGATCGAACGCGCTGAGCGTGCTCGGTCGGGCCGCCTTCCAGGTGCGCGCCGGCCAGGTGCAGCAGGAGCCGCCCACGGGCGGCCCGGGGGGCTCGGTGGTGCCGGAGCCGAGCACGTATGTGCTCATGGCTACCGGCCTGCTGGGACTCGTGGGCGTCGCCCGCTCGCGGCGCCGCGCCTGA